The region gagcattcaGATTTCTGTACAAGTTCTGATACAGTACAGAATTTTTATTCTCCAGTCTGACTCTCACTTTGTCGGAGCTGAGGAACGCTCCTGTGGCAGAGGATATCGATGAACTTGCTCTCGTCCGTCCCCCATTTCTTCTCTCCGGCCTCGTACAGGACCTGCGCGGTCAAGCCCCACGGTAAGTGTGGAACATGGTAAACCACGGTACAAAActttgttgtttaataaaatgtaatctaATGTTCATTTGATTACAAATGAAAATACGGTGAACATACAGTCTGTTCTAGAAAGAAAAtttataatgatatatatatatatataaaaatctgatgtttctCCTACAAAggaatgtaaataataaacacagaggccaGGCCTCCCTCCTTAGGAATAACAAGCACCGAGGCCACGCTTCCTTCCTTAGGAATAACAAGCACCGGGGCCACGCTTCCTTCCTTAGGAATAACACCGAGGCCACGCTTCCTTCCTTAGGAATAACAAACACCAAGGCCACGCTTCCTTCCTTAGGAATAACAAGCaccgaggccacacctcctttcttaggaataacaaacaaaaaggtcacGCCTCTTTCCCTAGGAATAACAAACACAGACACCACACCTCCATTCCTAGGAATAATaagcagaggccacgcctcctttcttAGGAATAACAAACAccaaggccacgcctccttccttAGGAATAataagcacagaggccacacctccttcctcCTACATGAGCCATTAGAAGGGGAGATGTGGGGCATTAGCATAGCTCACATGTGTAgccatttaacattttttcagtggaatttgctgaaacaaacattTGCATGAAAAGAGTTTCTGTCTGACTTTACCTTCGCGTCGGCTTTGGCTTTAGCAGCGTCCACATTTTTGCTCTCGTCCCTTCTGCCCTGTGAGTTAAACAAAACGAGCGGCTCACGTTACACACGTTACACGTTTCCATCCATCAGCCAGAGATACAAAACCTCCCATAATGCACCGACCTCAGCCAGGGTGATCAGAGTTTTCCCAAAATCCCCCGACACCTCCGACTTCAGATCGTTAGTCAGCGCTCTCCCCGTCTCTGTAACACACCGTCAGTCACATTACATCAACTTTACAGCGTGTGACAGTCACATGATCTTCTAAACCAGAATAATAAAACTACAAACCCTGTAAGTATGCGTCAGACAGAGCTTTGATCTGATGGTTGGATCGGGAGGCGAGGATCTCGATCAGCGTGCTCTCTGTAGTTCCAGCTCCCTGAGACGCCACAGACAGAGACTTTTATACCAGACATTATAATTATATCTGCTGTGATTATCATTGCCTCATCGATATTAGAAGTGTCACGAGAATAAAAACTTTATCGTACAGCAacgaagcaaaaaaaacaaacaaacaaaaaaacaagagctTGTTTTTAGCTAGCATGTTAATGTTAACGTCAAGCAGTTATTTGGCTAACATCTGCTGTCTCGTGCTTTCTGCAGCACTGCGGTTGTGAATCGGAGATGCAATCGCCTGCCACGACACAAACATATCACTAGCGCACTAGCTCAAACACTGGAGAACGTCTGAAAGAGGAATGTTTCTCCGAGGTATGATCCATCGGCACACTGCAACGTTCAGGGACGTTGACGTGAGGGTGTATATGAGCTGGAGTTCAAAATTTTAATTTCCCACCAACTTCAACCAAACAGCTCCGATTGAGAATCACTCTGAGCTGCTATTATAATCAACCCGGTCTTATCCGACTCagtaatgcctttttttttttaaacgttattTTTAAGCagaaactgtacacacactgtagctTTAACGATTTAAAAGACCTAATCCGAGTTATTTCCGATCACCACGGTAAAACAAGACGACACACAGAATATAGAAAGTGTAAAGCGCTTACTTTCATTGCCTTTCTAATTTCCTGCATGTCGAACTGAGCCGGCGGGGTGACGAGAGCCACCAGGATGTCCTCAAATTGTCCATGAGTGTCTCCCTCCAGAGCGTCCACGAGAGACTGCAAATCAACATGCAGACTAAACCTGAATCACTGAGCGGTGGAGAAAACTTACAGCCACTACAGGGTTTGGTGGTAATATCACTCGATCCTAACCTCCTGTCCTGAAAATGGCGGAAAACGTTAAGTTACGGcgttatctctgactgttatacagaagcgctgacactggagactccttccataattcattttgaaataaacatcttacagaatcaacttttttttttttttttttttttaaatccatttgtGGTGCGTCCACTggacgagtccctgtgaacgagctgttactatggaaacgatgcAGTACAGTATGGGCACTGcagtcagagctactgttatagaaagttaaatcaacagcttctgaccaatcagaatccagaattcatcaGCGCTAAGAGGAGATAAAGGACAGTCCTGTGTGTGGTAAAGGAGTGGTTTCGAGGGGAGTTTTTACCTTTCCGGTCACGTCCTTGTACACTTTACAGATCTGCTGACGCTGAGCGCTGCTTCTCTGAGTCAGAATGTTGATCAGAGTCTTCTCGGTAGTGCCttaagacaacacacacacacacacacacacacacacacacacacacacacataatcttTGAGACAATGTGGGTGTTCTTCACCTCCACACTGGTGATAGGTAAATTTACTCAGGGTGGGAAtgcaaacataataataataatgatgatggagGTTTTCTGGAGCGCTCCTCTCACCGATTCCCTCGATGGCCTTCCGTAAAGCAGCAACGTCTTCACCTGCGTTAAAACCCGCTTTATCTTTAATGGTTCCTCGACCCTGAGAGACAGAACAGAACGACACGGAGCACGTTAATAAGGTGCTCacgaagaaggaaggaagatgaagaagacgaagaagacaCAAGGACGGGCTTACAGGGACGGACGGAGAGACCGGTGAATCCAGAAGGAGGCTCAAATCATCCTGAAACAAAGGAGACACAAGAGTGTATAATCCTAATGCTTCAACGGCCGTGCACTTCTCCATGCACGTCTCCGTGCACGTCTCCGTGCCAAAAACAGTGTCGAAATCTGATATCCGTTGGCAGGTTACCAAATTGTGATGAAAAatgcagaaacaaaaaaaacacacagcttttcagatttttttttttggaatatcTTTTCTTTAATCGAACGAAAGTAATACAGTAAAAGTTTTCTAGAAATGAGTGCAAgctttatttatcatttgcatGATTTACAGTTTTGCATTCAactttaggggggaaaaaaataagcaatgttttactgtattacattcattcatacataatACCACGCACACCCCAGACACCCAGAAAACCTCCCCTGTCCTCCGAAAACAGATGGTACCATgacacattaagagccagggggtgtaaacttttgagcaggatgagtagtgtaaattgttattaataaatacatacataaatacaataatcCATCAAATGTGAATAAACTTGACAAgatgctgggggggggggggggggacttttgCACTCAAGAAAAAAACGTTTCAGTGTTACTGTACTTGTTGATTACATCTGGAAAGATCTGGGTTTACAGCTGAGATGATCcaaaagctgtgtgtgttttgttatttgttataatataatataaaataaaataaaataggaaGCTCTGTGAAACCAATCACACTAAATGTTGTTCTAAACTGAATGACACCTTCTTGTCttgagggtgtgtaaacttttgcattTGAACAGTATGAATATAACGAGCATCAAAAAGAACAGAAACTCTGTCACACAGTCCCTTCAGTTTATTACACTACTGACTTGGTTTCCAGTTTAAACATCTGTACGCTTGCAGTTTAAACATCTGTACGCTTCTGTATTAACgcagaaaacaaaatgcaacaatTTCCTGACTCACCCACGGAGAAGCCATTCCAGATGTTAGGATGGGTTGTAACCCTGCAGTGAGAGATTATACACTGTGTTATCTGatgttctcctcctcctctcttcaaTGCTTCACATTACTAACACTAcagaataatgataataatgaagaCTTTCCTGATCCTGATCCTGATCCTGAGTGTGCCCAAAACACCAAGCTCTGCACATTCCTCACTTATTACATCATCTCTAGCTCACTATAGTGAGTCTTCTGACCACTAACACTGGACAAAACTTATAATGCACTGGAGGTTATATTACACTCTATACCCTGAAAACTGACTCAAAATGGATCCAAAGTTTATCCGAATACGCACCGAGAGAACGCAGGGTTTATCCGGACATCCACCCGAGTCtctgtttgctttatttttcctCAATAAAGTGATAATAATAGTCCGTTTTATTACCTTATCTCGATGATAATCTTCTTGAACACTCGATAGACCTTTCCAGGCTTGCGTTTAGACCAAGGAGACGCCCGAGCAAcgcaggaaatgaatcaacttcCGAAGTCAATGAACTGCTATATTAGCCATGGGCGTTGCGAGTCACTTCACTGAGTCGACTCTTTGGAATTGAATCACGAGACGTGGATTCGTTTGATTCACCGCGCAGACTTTATTCTGTAAAGTAATCCCTCGTAGTATTTAATTATGGCGTACATTAGGTAGATAAGCACTATTAtatctttatttgtatttatttattttttttaaaaaaaaaaacaacaacactttttaaccatttatacaAGTTTGGAAATATTGAACGTCATTTCAGAGCACTTTTCCAGTGCTATCTAGCTAATCTAGTTTCAGGTTGGATTTATTCATGTCTTTTAAAAGTTACTCAGATGAACAGTTtcctaaaaaataaagaagaagaagaaaagaatcaCATTTGGTTTCACTTTAAACTCATTTACTTAAGCGATCCAGGGGAGTCAGAGTCATTTTAGCTAATGGGCTACATCACACTGAACTGGACCAAAACAACTAGTTTAATGAGcgataacacaccaacacctcATCTTAAATAAAGTGTTCATGTTTAACCCCATTTTGATCTGAACGGCACCTTATGAATGTACAAACAGATATAGCCGCTAAAAACCAACACAAACtttaaaacatgctagtaggtgcTTTGGCTAGGATAaaatgcttactgaagatgaatgaatgaatgaatgaatgaatgaatgctaaatcattagcacattttgtcaATAGCTGAGTTTATGGCCCTGGGTTTATTACTCTATTTTGCCTCCTAGGGGAACTGCAAAGACCACAAAAGGCTTtaattagggggccaagcactaaagaaaaaaaaagcgctaaataaaattgaattgaattgaattaaagatGCCAAATTTAGCATGTAGCATCATGAGACCAGCCCCAATAAAAATTGTTTCTCTGATTTTCGATATACAGGATGGTTCGTGAATAACACGCAAAGAAATTTGATAGTAAAGCAAACTTGGGCGTCTCTTAGCAACCATGTAGATGGATTTTGACTAAATTTGCTAGTGAAATATTCCATCCTGGGGTCTCAAAGAAGTTGATATCATTTCAAGTCTAGATGACGCTATAAGTCAGTCATCGGTTCGTAAATTTGCTTAGAACTTTTTAACCTCTCGACATCAACTCAAGCCTCTTGTTCGTCTCGATTCCCTTGAAGTTTTACTGATGTGACAGATCTGTCGTACAGTAAGAGCAATTCAGTAGTAACATGATGACACCATCCtgtgattgattattttcctcaaacagcatgacacagagtgttttataCTTATCGACATGCGATCCCATCTGTTGTGGGAAATTGGTTCTTTTTTATATAACTGTTTGGAATTGTTTCATATAATTTGTAAAATGATTGCATTTCATAAGAAACCTGATGGCACTTACTTTCCTATGCTCATGATTGCAATGACTGTAAAGTTAGtagatataaaatgtattttgcaaaaaacatgttttcctgttagggatgatgatgatgatgatgatgatgatgatgatgatgattctcTCAACCAtcctatcttttttttttattgaagtaacagagtacataataaataaaatcatcttaGGTCTCACCTTGATCTTGGAAGCAGAGTCGACAGGAAGTCAGCGCTCCGGTTCTTCACGAGATATAGAAGTGTGTTATAAGATGTCTGCTACTTCAGTTGTGGAGCTCTCCATCTCTTCCTcgctcctcttcatcctcttacACATGGTGCACAGCAGGTAGGTGCAGACGAGCAGATAGAGAGCCACCACGAGCCACACCACGGCGCTGAACACGGCGAAGCACAGCAGGTTCTCGTCCATCTCTACTGAGCACcaacgcacaaacacacacacacacacacacacacacacacacacacacacgtacacacggaGACAGAGACAGCACAGACGTGTTTGTACAGTTTGTACACTAAAGTAAACGTGTATATGACAGCGTTCTGTGCAAACATCAAAATATAATTTAGTCTGTCCTGTGTGAAGGCAATCAGAGTGGAATTGTGGGTAACGGCCTTCGGTCACCTCGGCTGAGTcaggaacaggaaatgaaaagagaacaaggccataaaaaaaaggaaggataCAAGATAAAGCCTTCGTACTGTACATGAATCTCTGTAGCTGTACTCTACAATGACGGTatgaaaagtttacacacccctttcaaaatggcaggtttttgtgacgtaatacaaaaataaaaccaagataaaGTCATGTCAGGTCGTCTTCCACTTTTCATGAGATGCAGCAACCAAccaaattcaagtgaaaaacagatagaaacattttttaaaaaagaaaaaacaataaaaagcaaTATCCTGACTGCATTAAGCGTGTACACCCTTTCAGAATGACCCGATCATGTTCGAACTCATGTTctaaagtaattatcatacagtcATTAATGAAGTCATTCTGATTAACCATACATAAAGACcttctgtttctgtaggattttcttcttggtttcatctggcGTCTGAAGCCGTGGTCCACAAAGACCTCACAGAGCCTGTACAGGGTCTCACTGTCGAAAGGTTtagatcaggagaggggtacagaAGAATTTCCAAAATGTTAGACGTACCATGGAAGTGGAGAAAAAAGGAGTACCGCAGTGACATCAccgagaacaggacgtccctccaaaactGACATAAGGATAAGATAAaagcttaccagggaggctgccaagagacctacggcaacattaaaggagctgcaggaacatctgatGAGTACTGATTACACATGtaacaacaatctctcatattcttcacatgtctgggctatggggtattGCAGCTacatggaagaagaaaaaaaaaatccaagcccAACGAAATTaccccaaaccatgtgacaaaatgtaatatgttctgatgagaccaaggtagaactttttgggCAGAATTCTAAAtgatatgtttggtgcaaaaacaagacaacTTATCACTCAAAGAACATCAAAGCcacggtgaagcacggtggtggcagcatcatgctatgggttTGTGTCTCTTCAGCTAGGATTGGGGCTCTAGCCAAgatagagcaggggtgtccaatcatatccggaaagggccggtgtgagtgcaggttttcattccaaccaagtagAAGACACACCTGAGTCTGAgacaagctcaactgattaaacaggtggaatgagttgtggctcctgcttgattagaacgaaaacctgcacccacaccgacctttgaggataagattggacacccctgtgaTAGAaggaatcatggatagctccaaatcCCAATCAGGtctggcacaaaacctgcaggttTCAGTTATACAGCTGACGaccttccagcatgacaacgacccaaagaaagaaagcttccattttttcccccacaaacaaacaaacaaacacgtatGAAGTAAAGATTAAGGTTGATTTGTTTCTATACTGTGCTGTTAAGGGGAAATTATCAACTtcatggtggtaacagtaactctgcttcatcataCCTTCCTGtcattggttattttcctaaaacagcaccacacagtgttttatttcttttaagtcatagcaatttgtcaacgattgaaatgtttttatttattaaagaatgacacaccttacttttttatccttttatagttacacGAGTCCGTTCTTTTTCTCACTGAAGTAAACAGTAGCTATAAACAAGTGTTTATTCAATGTGTGATTTGTCTCCCTCTGCTGGATTTCGCTTAGTATTACAACTACGGCTCTTAATCCAACACGAGTTCAGGGCtttcttctttcattctttgTACTGCTAAAgcttatttttgttatatagAACATACGTGTGGTCCTCCAAAGTTTTGCAAACTTTGAGCTAATATCCGGTTCATTTGATCTTAGCATTGAAAATGAAAGATTTGTCCTcctaaaagttttaaaaattcattcaaGGTTGAGGTGCAAAGAGAATTCTTTTTAACTCTTATTAATATGATCATATTTCATACTTCACATCCATGCTCAGGAACggtcagaaacacacacacacacacacaggcgtgCGTGCACACATCCGGAAACACAAACATTCCTCTTCTGataattctgtatttttctgCCCGACACCAAAGAATCCATGAACGCTGTAATAACAGGTAAATAAAGTGCTGCTTATTTGCTGATTAAAAGGTTATTAATGTGAGtaagaaatacattttctgtCATATTGATTTTCtaatttttaaagttttttttttgctgtctgcTGTAAACACAAATTCAGAGCAAATAATTAGGTTTAATACGTTTTATTTCTCGGAATTAGTGTGTTAGATCATACTTCATACTGTATCTGTAATTATTAACGACGAAAGTTTTCATATCTCTGTAAgtaaaaatgcaaagaaatgaaTACAGTCGTGAGCATCGAGGAAGCAGCGGCGTGTTCTGGTTTGATCATCTCGGCTCCTGCGTGTTGTGTTTCTCAGGGTGACGAGGAGGATCTCCAGCTCAGGCCTCCGCTCCACAGATCCCCAGCAGTGTTTTCTCATAATCTCCTGCTGTGTCGGACTGGAACACACGGGTTTATACAGCTTTATACAGCttttaaaacaacacacactttTCATCTGAGAAATATTACGTCCTACAAGCTGCAGGAGACTTTaaactcctttaaaaaaaaaaaaaaaaaaaaaaacaaccttgaaCCATAGTGAATATTTCAATTGAGTAATATTGAGaggttgaataaaaaaaataaaaaattaaagcaaaaaacaaaacaaaagaaaacaaaatagatATTAGATAGTGGAGAAATGtttctggactgggggaggaaaccggagtacccggaggaaacccccgcagcacggggagaacacacaaacacacacacacacacagggcagcggcgggattcgaaccccggaccctggaggtgtgaggcaaacgtgcaaaccactaatccaccgtgtGGCAATTGTAATTTAATCACGAAGAGGAAGTCGTTTACAATCGAGTATAAACGCTCAGATGCATCACAATAACTACTGACACAGaaatgaagacacacacacacacacacactcacacacacacacacacaaagaaagtaGGAAGTTCTCAGTCATTGTCAGGGTGAATGATGGGAGTATTTGTGTAAACACTTTGCTCTAACGTACCTTGATATCGGAGTATAAGGAGCGGCCGAACAGTTTTTTATACTCGGCCTTGATGTCCAACATGTCGATCTCGGAGCGGCTGACCATGATCCAAGTCAGCATGGCCTCGTTAGTGCCCGCGCcctgtaagaaaaaaataaaaaatgaaccaGGAGAAGTGAACAAGACTGAACCTGCTGTACAGATACACTGCTGGCTGCGGGATTcacctcacacactttcacccTCTCACCCTCATCAcattcctgtcagtcatttcacAACCTTTTAAACAAAAGGCACGGAGAACCGAGCCGGAAAAGAACCCGAGCGTGAAAGCAGACGTGCAAGATAGCTGTACAGGACAGCACCTGAACACCAGCTCAGTATAACGTGAATATAATACAAGTAGAAATACAGGCTCAACCAGGTACACGGGTTTACGACACGGGTTTACGACACGGGTTTACTACACGGGTTTACTACAAAGCGTTACTTCCTGCTTAAAAAACACGTGTAAATGGAGGGAGAGGCAAAAATATTTAAGCTTCAGTGCTCAGCTGTGATATTTccaacatttatatatttttatttttaaaaaggcggGCGTGTCTGCGAGCCAGACAGACGGGCGTGTCTGCGAGCCGGACAGACGGGCGTGTCTGCGAGCCGGTCAGACGGGCGTGTCTGCGAGCCGGACAGACGggcgtgtgtgtgagctggaCAGACGGGCGTGTCTGCGAGCCAGACAGACGGGCGTGCTcacctttctctctttttctttcattctttcttttcataCTTTCTCTCcgttttattctattttattattttctcttattactttgtataattttttccctccatttctttctttttcttcctgtaTATCCACTGTGTGATCTGTTTGCTGTCTTTACCTTCAAACTCTTATGGAGAAGCTCTGCCATGTACGCCGGGACGCTGTTCGCACATTTCACtgtaaggacacacacacattcatcagtGCTACAGAAAAAAACCATTAACAATAAAACAcctgtttaataaaatgaattttttataAATCAGTGCAAGATCAACACAAAATCTAACATTTCCGAAAAGATAAAAACATAGAACTTGAAATTGACAAAACAAGAAATTGATTTGAACAAAactatatttcaatattttaaaataaacacaaacacacaacatcatGCAGGGCCTATACACAGACAAATTCAAAATTGTCCCAAGCATTCAACATACCTATGGCTACTAACAATTCCTCTAAATTCCCGGACATCTCGCTCTCGATGCTCTGCTGCAGGGTTTTCCCGCTCAGGTTCTTATATTCCACCAGTGCTTtaaataagacacacacacacacacacacacacacacacacacacagagcattcaGATTTCTGTACAAGTTCTGATACAGTACAGAATTTTTATTCTCCAGTCTGACTCTCACTTTGTCGGAGCTGAGGAACGCTCCTCTGGCAGAGGATATCGATGAACTTGCTCTCGTCCGTCCCCCATTTCTTCTCTCCGGCCTCGTACAGGACCTGCGCAGTCAAGCCCCACGGTAAGTGTGGAAAATGCACAGATGCAGGTTTATGATGCAACACAATACACATGTGGTTTAATATTGTGCAAATTATACATTTcatccagaaaaaaaaggatgttgGCGTTGAGAAGtgggaggccacgcctccttcattaggactaACAGccactgaggccacgcctccttcattaggactaACAGccactgaggccacgcctccttcattaggactaACAGccactgaggccacgcctccttaatGAGGACTAACAGccactgaggccacgcctccttcattaggactaACAGccactgaggccacgcctccttcattaggactaACAGccactgaggccacgcctccttcattaggactaACAGCCACTGAGGCCACGTCTCCTTCATTAGGACTAACAtgcactgaggccacacctccttcattaggactaACAGtcactgaggccacgcctccttcattaggactaACATgtactgaggccacacctccttcattaggactaACATgtactgaggccacacctccttcattaggactaACAGGCACTGAAGCCACGCTTCCTTCAGGGTCTGCATTtccttcattaataataataataataataataataataatagtaataggcATACataaaggccacacctctttcagtAGAAATAataagcacagaggccacgcctccctcattaataataataggcacaaaggccacatcttcctaatgaattataataggcacaaaggccacacctccctcattaataataataggcacaaaggccacacctccctcattaataataa is a window of Ictalurus furcatus strain D&B chromosome 16, Billie_1.0, whole genome shotgun sequence DNA encoding:
- the LOC128620457 gene encoding annexin A3-like, with translation MASPWDDLSLLLDSPVSPSVPGRGTIKDKAGFNAGEDVAALRKAIEGIGTTEKTLINILTQRSSAQRQQICKVYKDVTGKSLVDALEGDTHGQFEDILVALVTPPAQFDMQEIRKAMKGAGTTESTLIEILASRSNHQIKALSDAYLQETGRALTNDLKSEVSGDFGKTLITLAEGRRDESKNVDAAKAKADAKVLYEAGEKKWGTDESKFIDILCHRSVPQLRQTLVEYKNLSGKTLQQSIESEMSGNLEEVLVAIVKCVKSVPAYMAELLLKSMKGAGTDEAMLTRIMVSRSEIDMMDIKAEYKKLFGRSLYSDIESDTGGDYRKTLLGICGADDKA